A region from the Sutcliffiella horikoshii genome encodes:
- a CDS encoding alpha/beta hydrolase: MINQKSEVKMFLTNLMKQKATTTKLAIILPGAGYTSQGPLLHFSSGHYYKQGFDVLQVNYRFSDAELNPFDAEGFSANVLHTLEETLKETAYDQCFIVAKSIGTIAFANLLKHPTFHNASAIWLTPLLHRDDVYQAMLKSENNSFCIIGDKDFCYREDRFANLESNPSLKTLLIPNGDHSLENKEDILGSIDMLKNVIDGVIQFSN, encoded by the coding sequence ATGATAAACCAGAAATCAGAAGTTAAAATGTTTCTTACTAATTTAATGAAACAAAAAGCCACCACTACTAAACTTGCCATCATTCTTCCTGGAGCCGGCTACACATCTCAAGGTCCTTTGTTGCATTTTTCTTCAGGACACTATTACAAACAGGGATTTGATGTCCTTCAAGTCAATTACCGGTTTAGCGATGCGGAACTTAATCCCTTTGATGCAGAAGGGTTTTCTGCAAATGTTTTACATACGTTGGAAGAAACTCTAAAAGAAACAGCTTATGATCAATGTTTTATTGTGGCAAAATCAATCGGGACCATAGCATTTGCAAATCTATTGAAACACCCCACCTTCCATAATGCTTCTGCCATATGGTTGACTCCACTGCTGCATCGGGATGATGTGTATCAAGCAATGCTAAAGAGTGAAAATAATTCATTCTGTATAATTGGAGATAAAGATTTCTGTTATCGTGAAGACCGATTTGCAAACCTAGAATCTAATCCATCATTAAAAACACTACTTATACCAAATGGAGATCACAGTCTTGAAAATAAAGAGGATATACTAGGTTCTATTGATATGCTTAAGAATGTTATAGATGGTGTAATCCAATTTTCAAACTAA
- a CDS encoding DUF5694 domain-containing protein yields MVNKPSIMILGTDHFEKSAVHDYGKTEELDIFSQRKQLEIGNVITCLKGYSPTKIVLEYPLKHHFKLTEEYREYLAGNFELSANERHQIGFQLAKELGHSNVFAVDWNEEESGLDIFGYMQKHETHSSKQIFRDIEKMIAKANEKSHTTTIREYLLFLNETQQVRNNHQLYMDIAMIGENDNPIGAKWVANYWYYRNLLIYKNIKSLACDNDLLLVIYGVGHVHLLNQLVLEGDSFTIANVRDYLVCMSTN; encoded by the coding sequence ATGGTCAATAAACCTTCAATCATGATATTAGGAACCGATCATTTTGAAAAGTCTGCTGTACATGATTATGGAAAAACGGAAGAGTTGGACATTTTCTCCCAACGTAAACAACTGGAGATAGGTAACGTTATAACTTGCCTTAAAGGATACTCTCCTACCAAAATAGTATTAGAGTATCCGTTAAAACACCACTTTAAATTAACAGAAGAGTATCGAGAATACTTAGCTGGAAACTTTGAATTATCGGCTAATGAACGACATCAAATCGGGTTTCAACTAGCAAAAGAGTTAGGTCACTCAAATGTATTTGCAGTAGATTGGAACGAAGAGGAAAGTGGTCTAGATATATTCGGATACATGCAAAAGCATGAAACGCATAGTTCTAAGCAAATATTCAGAGATATAGAAAAAATGATAGCGAAAGCCAATGAAAAATCTCATACTACAACAATAAGGGAATATCTTTTATTTTTGAATGAAACTCAACAAGTGAGAAACAATCATCAATTATATATGGATATTGCGATGATAGGAGAGAATGACAATCCAATTGGCGCTAAGTGGGTCGCCAATTACTGGTATTATCGCAATTTACTAATCTATAAAAACATAAAAAGTCTAGCTTGCGATAATGATCTTTTATTAGTCATATATGGGGTAGGGCATGTTCACCTGTTAAATCAATTAGTTCTTGAAGGGGACAGCTTCACTATTGCAAATGTGAGGGATTACTTAGTCTGTATGAGCACTAATTAA
- a CDS encoding sensor histidine kinase — MDKRILKRFFKDRSLLISFYLFNMASVITFFHLSEPANTEILYPFSVGIFLLIVYLLIDGSRYYQVNGAIENQHAEFKIYTEEQRAFYKWIKKLNHEHTREKNEQNEKNKERLYFLSHWMHHLKTPVSVTDLIIQNEKKLQGDREVFQKLQHENKRLHSAIEQGLTMIRMDSFENDLDIKTMNLISTLRKLINNRKSEFIYQSAFPVLDSEEEAAFIITDQKWNETMLDQIISNAIKYCSGKDGSKKIRFHVKQEEEVTILSITDEGVGIPSYDLERVLEAFFTGENGRDYQNSSGIGLYLCKRIADRLNHRITIESEVSKGTTVTIRYLTKM; from the coding sequence ATGGATAAGAGGATACTAAAGAGATTCTTCAAAGATAGATCGCTGCTGATTTCGTTCTATCTCTTTAATATGGCTTCTGTCATCACTTTTTTTCATTTGAGTGAGCCAGCAAACACAGAGATCCTGTATCCTTTTTCTGTAGGGATATTTCTTCTAATTGTTTACCTTCTCATTGATGGATCCCGCTATTATCAGGTAAATGGAGCGATAGAAAACCAGCATGCTGAGTTTAAAATATACACAGAAGAACAAAGGGCTTTTTATAAGTGGATTAAGAAACTAAACCATGAACATACCAGAGAAAAAAATGAGCAGAACGAAAAGAATAAGGAAAGGCTGTATTTCTTATCCCACTGGATGCACCATCTGAAGACTCCAGTATCTGTCACGGATTTAATCATTCAGAATGAGAAGAAGTTACAAGGTGATCGAGAAGTCTTCCAAAAGTTACAACATGAAAATAAACGACTTCATTCAGCCATTGAACAAGGATTGACCATGATTCGAATGGACAGCTTTGAGAATGATTTGGATATAAAAACAATGAACCTTATCTCAACATTACGGAAGTTGATCAATAATCGAAAAAGTGAGTTTATCTATCAATCTGCTTTCCCAGTTCTTGATAGTGAGGAAGAAGCTGCTTTCATTATTACGGATCAGAAATGGAATGAAACCATGCTTGATCAAATCATTTCCAATGCCATTAAATACTGTAGCGGAAAAGACGGAAGCAAAAAGATAAGATTTCATGTAAAACAAGAAGAAGAGGTTACCATTCTTTCTATTACAGATGAAGGGGTCGGGATTCCGTCATATGATTTGGAAAGAGTGTTGGAGGCATTTTTTACTGGTGAAAACGGAAGGGACTATCAGAATTCATCGGGAATTGGGCTATACCTTTGCAAGAGAATTGCAGACCGCTTGAACCACCGGATTACGATAGAATCGGAAGTATCAAAAGGCACAACCGTCACGATTCGATACCTTACAAAAATGTAA
- a CDS encoding DUF459 domain-containing protein produces MKKTIIYAAALIVVALIGVDFYSGYQENTETNEPDHSPKTMVTLGDSLTYGVGDKSGEGYVDNLEKLIQEEKDANVKVKNYGIPGQESDGVVKQVKLTNIQKDIRNADYIILFIGTNDLIQSNGGDLKGINEEKIKEGAVKYEKNVKEILKSIRQENKDVPILFLGLYNSYPDSTEHENIIVKWNENSQKMVDDYERIKFISTNDLFKEKSKEYYSDSLHPNKKGYDLITKKIIDEYDF; encoded by the coding sequence ATGAAGAAAACAATCATCTATGCTGCCGCCTTAATTGTGGTTGCTCTTATCGGGGTAGATTTTTATAGTGGCTATCAAGAAAATACAGAAACAAACGAACCTGATCATTCACCAAAGACGATGGTCACTCTAGGTGACTCATTAACATATGGAGTCGGGGACAAGTCCGGTGAAGGATACGTGGATAATTTGGAGAAGCTAATCCAGGAAGAGAAAGACGCAAACGTTAAAGTGAAAAACTACGGAATCCCGGGTCAAGAGTCAGACGGTGTTGTAAAACAAGTGAAACTTACAAACATTCAAAAGGACATTCGCAATGCTGATTATATTATTCTCTTTATTGGCACCAATGATCTAATTCAAAGCAATGGCGGTGACTTAAAAGGAATCAATGAGGAAAAAATCAAAGAAGGCGCTGTAAAATACGAAAAGAATGTTAAAGAAATACTAAAATCAATTCGTCAAGAAAACAAAGACGTTCCGATATTATTTCTCGGGCTATATAACTCCTATCCAGATTCTACTGAACATGAAAATATCATTGTCAAGTGGAATGAAAATAGCCAAAAGATGGTCGATGACTATGAACGCATTAAATTCATTTCCACCAATGATCTTTTCAAGGAAAAATCAAAAGAATATTACAGTGATTCCTTGCATCCTAACAAAAAGGGATATGATTTAATTACTAAAAAGATTATTGATGAATATGACTTTTAA
- a CDS encoding response regulator transcription factor: MHKIMLIEDDRQLSELVGDHLERYGYTIDQPTDFQRIMESFATAQPDLVLLDINLPYYDGYFLCRSIRQQSTVPIIIISARSTEMDQIMAMELGADDYITKPFTFELLHSKVKATIRRVYGEYAATDTGELSIDGLKLDSQTLAVQFEGKRQELSKNEYILLKKLMEQHNTYIPREALIEAVWDSLTFVDDNTLTVNITRIKQKLASLGLPNVITSKRGVGYMLSIPSRLGKTNG, encoded by the coding sequence ATGCATAAGATCATGCTTATTGAAGACGATAGGCAGTTAAGTGAGCTTGTAGGAGACCATTTGGAGAGATATGGCTACACGATAGACCAGCCGACAGATTTCCAACGTATTATGGAAAGTTTTGCGACAGCACAGCCCGACCTTGTTTTATTAGATATCAATCTACCATACTATGACGGCTATTTTTTGTGCAGAAGCATCCGCCAACAATCGACTGTGCCAATCATTATCATTTCTGCAAGAAGTACTGAGATGGATCAAATTATGGCGATGGAACTTGGAGCGGATGATTACATAACAAAACCCTTTACATTCGAACTGTTACATTCAAAAGTAAAAGCAACGATTAGAAGGGTGTACGGAGAATACGCAGCAACAGATACAGGTGAATTATCTATTGATGGCTTGAAACTAGATAGTCAAACTCTTGCAGTCCAATTTGAAGGGAAGAGGCAAGAGTTGAGTAAAAATGAATACATATTGTTGAAAAAATTAATGGAACAACACAATACCTATATCCCTAGAGAAGCACTGATAGAAGCAGTATGGGACTCGTTAACCTTTGTCGATGACAACACATTGACGGTTAATATTACGCGAATCAAACAAAAACTTGCTTCTCTTGGACTTCCAAATGTCATTACAAGTAAAAGAGGCGTTGGCTATATGCTGAGTATTCCGTCCCGGTTAGGCAAAACAAATGGATAA
- a CDS encoding Nif3-like dinuclear metal center hexameric protein yields MEITKFKTMIHELFPRELLEEFDDDYGFTNTSNTLIKTIGYSTNLSIEVIEQAKAAKVYLIITHHDTWDFIYGLKEECIKRLKEYNISHFWIHGPLDYIDFGTCTSLMNKIGIDNIIRFSEYKNFSVPGIGEFNEAKSFECLVERMSTELDEPVRAWKNHEDKVKKVGVLTGAGHSTDHIKFALDYGCDTYITGESSLYTIQYAKFAGVNLLVGSHTFTEIFGVESLALKIKELNKDLTLIQLHEEHFELNHG; encoded by the coding sequence ATGGAAATCACAAAATTTAAAACTATGATTCATGAGCTTTTTCCTAGAGAGTTATTGGAGGAGTTTGATGACGATTACGGATTCACTAATACCTCCAATACCTTAATAAAGACAATTGGGTATTCGACCAATCTTTCAATCGAAGTGATTGAACAGGCAAAAGCCGCAAAGGTCTATTTAATCATAACTCACCATGACACATGGGACTTTATATATGGGTTAAAAGAGGAATGTATAAAGAGATTAAAAGAGTATAACATCAGCCATTTCTGGATCCATGGTCCACTGGATTACATTGATTTTGGTACATGCACTTCATTGATGAATAAAATTGGTATTGATAACATCATTCGTTTTTCCGAGTACAAGAATTTTAGTGTACCTGGTATCGGTGAGTTTAACGAAGCTAAAAGTTTTGAGTGCCTTGTAGAAAGAATGAGCACGGAGTTGGACGAGCCTGTAAGAGCGTGGAAAAATCATGAGGATAAGGTAAAGAAAGTAGGGGTGTTAACTGGCGCAGGTCATTCAACTGACCATATAAAATTTGCCCTTGATTATGGTTGCGATACATACATAACTGGAGAGTCAAGTTTATATACCATTCAATATGCCAAGTTTGCAGGTGTAAATCTACTTGTTGGAAGCCATACCTTTACTGAGATATTTGGGGTGGAAAGTTTAGCATTAAAGATTAAGGAGCTAAACAAAGATTTAACCCTCATTCAGCTACATGAAGAACACTTTGAATTGAATCACGGATAG
- a CDS encoding ABC transporter ATP-binding protein produces MGETILEASKLVKIYGDAGAEGATTAIDGVNLSINKGEFIAIMGPSGSGKTTLLHMMSGIDAPTSGKVHISGKEIGEMNGDELALFRRKQLGFVFQEFNLLDSLTVKENMLVPMVLEKKSVVEMEEQVKGLSELFGIKSILNKYPFNISGGQQQRTAVSRALVNDPTIIFADEPTGNLDSKSSTVIMECFEKIVAELQTTVVVVTHDVFAASYCRKVVFIKDGKIDSYIVRKGDRKEFLNQIMDNLAVLGGRSHDI; encoded by the coding sequence ATGGGGGAAACAATTTTAGAAGCTAGTAAATTAGTGAAAATATATGGGGATGCCGGTGCGGAAGGAGCAACAACTGCAATCGATGGTGTAAACCTTTCCATAAACAAGGGGGAATTCATAGCCATCATGGGTCCGTCGGGTAGCGGGAAAACGACTCTGCTTCATATGATGAGTGGAATAGACGCCCCAACATCTGGGAAGGTTCATATTTCTGGAAAAGAAATTGGTGAAATGAACGGAGATGAATTAGCCCTATTCAGAAGAAAACAACTGGGGTTTGTCTTTCAAGAATTCAACCTATTAGACAGTTTGACCGTAAAAGAAAACATGCTTGTTCCAATGGTGTTGGAAAAGAAATCAGTGGTGGAAATGGAGGAACAGGTTAAGGGATTGTCCGAGTTGTTTGGCATTAAAAGTATTTTAAACAAATATCCATTTAATATTTCAGGCGGGCAGCAGCAAAGGACGGCAGTCAGCCGTGCACTAGTGAATGACCCAACCATCATTTTCGCAGATGAACCTACTGGTAACTTAGATTCCAAATCTTCCACTGTTATTATGGAGTGCTTCGAAAAGATTGTTGCCGAGTTACAAACGACAGTCGTTGTGGTAACGCATGATGTATTCGCTGCAAGCTATTGCCGGAAGGTTGTCTTTATTAAAGACGGAAAAATAGATTCCTATATAGTAAGAAAAGGGGACAGAAAAGAATTTTTAAACCAAATCATGGACAATCTTGCCGTATTGGGAGGAAGGAGCCATGACATTTAA
- a CDS encoding ABC transporter permease — protein MTFNQLVWKMAKGNRGKYLFYYLCNSFAVLFFFMYSTIYFNQANEGVKVMEGIRDILTIPGVGLVLFTVFFITYAHRIFTRRRKKEFGLLMTLGMSKWDIARLLLLENALIAVASIVTGIVSGMVFSRLIFLLFINITGLGEIPFNLSVDMFIYSIGAYLGIFLISVFITLYLTLTKTLSQIMKSNRVADTIKHRSPVFGLLGVIMVSGSAVLLYCTFSIPSMSVDAGGYLLMSTLGILMGLYVALSQGMSFFMKLARKRKPYYYNELLTLSSLEYKFKQLTAIMLLVTIMSMVTIFYSTTILIINSMGEQQVMDDHPYDMAYVETETKNKLSKEALYEIVNKPENPVKKYDTVEMYIYYQDDPYLDDAYYEHTFMPVSDFNRIIGTKEVLNKDQFIDWINMDSRATSGDSIYDNGLEFKDGDAQFKYSLKKTIIDKQLNFHRYTPYSILVVNDTVFQQLSKDLIGDEVKMHLLNFADWKLTEAISEDLENRLEEINKSTPPLESVREVYDVEETKQILKPVSKVVDYNHLRSSSKIMFFVTTFISILFFFGSFILLYLNIFSNTEEEKAKYKKLFKIGITKREIRKLVSKEMSVLFFFTPLLGCSLAYVYVFSFAQDIGGIMENPQFLVHFASISGVYLLIQTVYYFYSRKKMLRELEI, from the coding sequence ATGACATTTAATCAACTCGTTTGGAAAATGGCAAAAGGTAACAGGGGCAAGTACTTATTTTATTACTTGTGTAACAGCTTTGCGGTGTTGTTCTTTTTCATGTATTCCACCATTTATTTTAATCAAGCGAATGAAGGGGTTAAAGTAATGGAAGGTATAAGAGATATTCTCACTATCCCTGGTGTGGGACTTGTATTGTTTACCGTATTTTTCATTACCTATGCCCATCGGATTTTTACACGTAGACGGAAGAAAGAATTTGGTCTTCTGATGACACTTGGAATGTCGAAATGGGATATAGCCAGGCTTTTATTATTAGAGAACGCTTTGATTGCCGTTGCTTCCATCGTTACTGGAATTGTATCTGGGATGGTGTTTTCTCGATTGATTTTTTTGCTTTTCATAAATATAACCGGATTAGGCGAGATCCCATTTAATCTTTCGGTGGATATGTTTATTTATTCGATCGGTGCTTACCTTGGTATTTTCCTCATTTCGGTTTTCATCACGCTTTACCTGACACTAACAAAGACGTTATCCCAAATTATGAAAAGTAATCGAGTGGCAGACACCATCAAGCATCGGAGTCCGGTGTTTGGTCTGCTGGGAGTAATTATGGTGAGTGGCAGTGCTGTGCTGCTTTATTGTACATTTTCCATACCATCCATGTCTGTGGATGCGGGTGGATACCTTCTCATGAGTACCTTAGGCATACTAATGGGCCTTTATGTAGCACTGTCTCAAGGAATGAGTTTCTTTATGAAGTTAGCAAGGAAGCGTAAACCTTATTATTACAATGAGCTCCTTACTTTAAGTAGTTTGGAATATAAATTCAAACAGCTTACGGCCATCATGCTTCTTGTGACAATTATGAGCATGGTTACCATCTTTTACAGCACGACCATATTGATCATTAATTCCATGGGAGAGCAGCAGGTGATGGATGACCATCCATATGATATGGCGTATGTTGAAACAGAAACAAAAAATAAACTCTCCAAAGAAGCATTGTATGAAATAGTGAATAAGCCTGAAAACCCAGTCAAAAAATATGACACGGTGGAAATGTACATTTACTATCAGGATGACCCATACTTGGATGATGCTTATTATGAACATACCTTTATGCCAGTATCTGATTTTAATAGAATTATTGGAACCAAAGAGGTGCTAAATAAGGATCAGTTCATTGATTGGATTAATATGGATTCAAGAGCTACTTCAGGCGATAGCATATATGATAACGGTCTTGAATTTAAAGATGGAGATGCTCAGTTTAAATATTCTCTTAAAAAAACTATCATTGATAAGCAGTTAAACTTTCATAGATATACACCTTATTCCATATTGGTTGTCAATGATACGGTGTTTCAACAGTTAAGCAAGGATCTAATTGGAGATGAGGTTAAGATGCATCTTTTAAACTTTGCCGACTGGAAATTAACAGAAGCAATTTCAGAGGACTTGGAAAACAGATTGGAGGAAATCAACAAGTCTACCCCTCCATTGGAAAGTGTACGAGAGGTCTATGATGTGGAAGAAACAAAACAGATTTTGAAGCCAGTATCCAAAGTGGTAGATTACAATCACCTTAGAAGCTCTTCGAAAATCATGTTCTTTGTCACCACCTTCATCAGCATTCTTTTCTTCTTTGGATCCTTCATCCTTTTATACCTGAACATCTTCTCCAACACAGAAGAGGAGAAAGCCAAATATAAAAAGCTATTTAAGATTGGGATAACTAAAAGAGAGATAAGGAAGCTTGTTTCAAAGGAAATGAGTGTGCTGTTCTTCTTTACTCCGCTACTAGGATGCAGTTTGGCGTATGTTTATGTTTTCTCCTTTGCACAGGATATTGGTGGAATCATGGAGAATCCGCAATTTCTAGTTCATTTTGCAAGCATCTCTGGAGTTTACTTACTAATACAGACGGTGTATTACTTTTATTCAAGGAAAAAGATGTTACGTGAGTTAGAAATTTAA
- a CDS encoding helix-turn-helix transcriptional regulator, whose translation MLCNRVKELRARHGFSQSDLGSLVGVTRQTIGFIEKGEFSPSIALSLRLAKHLKVKVDELFWLEGEDEENE comes from the coding sequence ATGCTTTGTAATCGGGTGAAGGAATTAAGGGCTAGACACGGCTTTTCTCAATCAGATTTAGGTAGCTTAGTCGGCGTAACTAGGCAAACAATCGGTTTTATTGAAAAAGGAGAATTTTCGCCATCCATTGCTTTGTCTTTAAGGCTTGCCAAGCATTTGAAAGTAAAAGTGGATGAGTTATTTTGGTTAGAAGGAGAGGATGAAGAAAATGAATAA
- a CDS encoding DUF2085 domain-containing protein, producing MNEYIHAVITLRFFPCHKRKDRSLVIGGRQFPMCYRCMSILLGYLAVIPLLWLAADIAFFKMILFGILLNIPMVVDGSSQVRGWRVSNNFLRIFTGLMSGIGMSCIIVAGSIQFHRGIQGLANFIGSFIG from the coding sequence ATGAATGAATACATTCATGCAGTTATCACTTTGCGTTTTTTTCCGTGCCATAAAAGAAAAGATCGCTCACTTGTCATAGGGGGCAGGCAATTCCCTATGTGCTACAGGTGTATGTCGATATTGCTCGGTTACCTTGCTGTGATTCCATTACTATGGCTAGCAGCAGACATCGCATTTTTTAAAATGATTCTATTCGGTATTTTACTGAACATTCCAATGGTTGTGGATGGTTCCTCACAGGTCCGGGGCTGGAGAGTAAGCAACAATTTCCTCCGAATATTTACGGGCCTGATGAGTGGCATAGGTATGTCTTGTATCATCGTAGCAGGTTCTATTCAATTTCATCGGGGGATTCAGGGGTTGGCTAATTTTATTGGTTCCTTTATTGGTTGA
- a CDS encoding esterase/lipase family protein encodes MRRLVILLLVALLVVPISVNAGTIGGKDNPGGVPGQWYVGDTPSNVDPNKPVLVFVHGINSSSKTWWENNNMYKTALNNGYETAFIDVHPDKNMWDNGAIINSRIRDISNHFNQKKIVIVAHSKGGIDAQNALVHYGAHPYVSNLITLSTPHYGSQLADLAYSGWAGWLASILGSKNDATYSLQTGYMNSYRPQMDNHANRNRNKIYTLAGTSWGGFGSALYWGGLYLSSYGSNDGAVTVNNSRLTYSTQVRVSNWNHTTVREGGTFQYFRPYLTTTQTAGFALGEAAATVEPMEQEPINISALHRGGQFQKEVKQTFTVEENVQKIDLDWLSDKQTKDIEVISPSGKVYSTFVHSIDQEIFKGGHHHTFQIPSPEKGQWTVKAKKDKAAYLMTVGFHTDLNEEVVLEDSTFELKNKGQKVKNMNVDVKINKDGKAKAEFGMKVANKGKVDVDFKEEGVYTITLDVKGTTKDGNPFERTIVKSVYVDKNGNRY; translated from the coding sequence ATGAGAAGGTTGGTGATTTTATTGTTAGTAGCATTGCTAGTTGTACCAATATCCGTGAATGCTGGCACGATTGGTGGGAAAGACAATCCAGGTGGTGTGCCAGGTCAGTGGTATGTGGGGGATACACCAAGTAACGTCGATCCAAACAAACCGGTTCTTGTATTTGTTCACGGAATTAACAGCTCATCAAAGACTTGGTGGGAAAACAATAATATGTATAAAACAGCCTTGAATAACGGATATGAAACGGCGTTCATTGATGTTCATCCTGATAAGAATATGTGGGACAATGGTGCCATCATTAATAGTCGAATCCGTGATATATCCAATCATTTCAACCAAAAGAAGATAGTGATAGTTGCGCATAGCAAAGGCGGAATTGATGCTCAGAACGCCCTTGTTCATTATGGAGCGCATCCTTATGTTTCGAACCTCATCACTCTGTCCACCCCTCATTATGGCTCACAGCTTGCAGACCTCGCTTACAGTGGCTGGGCTGGTTGGCTTGCAAGTATTCTTGGAAGTAAAAATGATGCAACCTACTCGCTTCAGACCGGTTATATGAATAGCTACCGACCTCAAATGGATAATCATGCAAATAGAAACCGAAATAAAATTTATACCCTAGCAGGAACTAGTTGGGGCGGGTTCGGATCTGCTCTTTATTGGGGTGGATTATACTTAAGTTCATATGGATCTAATGATGGTGCTGTCACAGTTAATAATTCCCGTTTAACCTATAGCACACAAGTCAGGGTAAGCAACTGGAACCATACCACAGTCCGTGAAGGAGGTACCTTCCAATACTTCCGCCCGTATTTGACTACTACACAAACAGCCGGCTTTGCACTTGGAGAGGCAGCGGCAACAGTCGAACCGATGGAACAGGAGCCAATCAACATAAGTGCCCTTCACCGTGGCGGCCAGTTCCAAAAAGAAGTGAAACAAACCTTTACAGTGGAGGAAAATGTACAAAAAATCGACCTAGATTGGCTGAGCGACAAGCAGACGAAAGATATTGAGGTGATTAGTCCCTCAGGAAAGGTGTATTCGACCTTTGTACATTCCATCGATCAGGAAATTTTCAAGGGTGGCCACCACCACACTTTCCAAATCCCATCACCTGAAAAAGGACAATGGACCGTTAAAGCTAAAAAAGATAAAGCTGCCTATTTAATGACTGTTGGCTTCCATACAGATCTTAATGAGGAAGTAGTACTAGAAGATTCTACCTTTGAACTGAAGAATAAAGGGCAGAAAGTGAAAAATATGAATGTGGATGTCAAAATCAATAAAGACGGGAAGGCTAAAGCAGAATTCGGGATGAAGGTTGCCAATAAAGGGAAGGTTGATGTGGACTTTAAAGAAGAAGGTGTCTACACTATCACGCTTGATGTCAAAGGTACCACAAAAGACGGAAATCCATTTGAACGGACAATCGTGAAATCTGTTTATGTTGATAAGAACGGCAATCGATATTGA
- a CDS encoding YjdJ family protein, translating to MSYKRTIPFGLAIMFFCIAIFASWYEGSELVDNSFEWKHTAVFTSWIHDGEVERGNISQLDYFVYSIKFKPIFPIIMMVSFIYMIFAIGQNLLKPGLKQNLFVSILGVILLVGAGLLSGSPTSGAKVFMMSQLLVGILLIGLAVFHQFRKVQLD from the coding sequence ATGAGTTATAAAAGAACCATTCCATTTGGTTTAGCAATAATGTTTTTTTGTATCGCGATTTTTGCTTCATGGTATGAAGGGAGCGAGTTGGTAGATAATTCTTTTGAATGGAAACACACTGCAGTATTTACCTCTTGGATACATGATGGGGAAGTGGAGAGGGGAAATATTTCTCAACTAGATTACTTTGTATACTCTATTAAATTCAAGCCGATTTTTCCAATAATCATGATGGTAAGTTTTATTTATATGATTTTTGCAATTGGTCAGAATTTGCTCAAGCCCGGATTAAAACAGAATTTATTTGTTAGTATCCTAGGCGTTATTTTACTTGTCGGAGCAGGGTTACTATCCGGATCTCCAACCTCTGGTGCAAAGGTTTTTATGATGTCACAATTATTGGTGGGGATCTTACTTATTGGTCTAGCAGTCTTCCATCAATTTCGAAAAGTACAATTAGATTAA